The window CGATTCCGGGTTCTTCGGCCTTCACAGCCTCCGGATCCAGATATTCCGAAAGCGCACCGGGCAGCCGTGACCGGCGAGCGCAATCGGGCCTTCGCTCACCTTCACCGGCCGGGGCAACGCGAGGTGCCGGGTGGCGCCGTAGATTTCCTGATTCAAATGCACGAGCAGGCCGTTATGAAACATCGTGATGCGCGCGGGCTTCACGACTTGGCCGTCTTCAAGAACGGGCGCAGCGAAGGTGATGTCGAAGCTCTGCCATTCGCCAGGTGGACGGCACGCGTTCACCAGTGGCGGCGTTTGCCCATACACGGCGGCGCACTGGCCGTCGGCGCACCATTTCTCCGTCCAGGAATCGAAGATTTGGATTTCATAGACACCGTGAATGAGCACGCCGTTGTTGCCTCGGTTGTACCAAGGCCCCTCGAACTTCGCGGGCGGCAGCCATTCCAGGTGCAGTTGAAAGCTGCCAAAACTTTCCTTCGTGCGAGGGCCGGCATCTCCGACGGCTTCAAAGCAACCCTCCACAACGCGCCACGAATTGCTTCGCCACGGCGAAACATCCGCCCCATCGAACAATACAATCGCGTCCGACGGCGCAGGCGCCGGCGGCAGTGCGGGTCCCGGATTGACCCGCTTCGGCGCGGGACGGTCCGGGTCGTGCACGACGAATTCGCACCACGGAAGCTTCGGGGTATCTTTGTAGCCGTAAACGCCGGAGCCGTCCTTGGCGTAAACGAGCTTGGGTTCCGCGGCATTTGCATTGATGAGCGCGGTTGAGGCGACGAGAAAAAGCGCGATGGAAGGTAGGGAAGGTAGGGACGTTTGCATAACAGGGTAAAGTTACTGCTTGGTCCGCGGGATGAACGACAAAGCTCGTAGCGCAGAGTTGCACTCTGGCGTATCGGGGCGTCTCCCAGTCCGAGCACGCTGGGACTTGCCGGCGCCCTGCCGATTGGAAATCGGCGATACCGCAGATTGAAAATCTGCGCTACGGTTCTCCGGTCGATCTGTCGTCAATCCCACGGTCTGCACAGTAAACAGGAGGCACGGAGTTAGCAGAGGCAGCCATCATTTCGCCAGAAATTCCATTTTGGCGTGGAGGTATGTATGTAGTCCCGGCTTCAGCCGGTCCGGGACGCCGGCACCGCCCCAAGGCGGGACTACCTGCGGCTCGCCCGTTCTCTTTGTCGCCAATATGAAATTGCCGGTCATTTCGCTGTTCTCATTTGTTCCACGTGTTTCAGGATGGCGCTGCGCATGGCTTGATTCGCTCTCGCCGAAACCGTGTGCGGGCTGGGCGGGTCGTTGAAAATCTCCTTCGCGCCCGCGAGCGCGTTGTAAGCCGCATAGACGCTCGTGGGCGGGCAAGTGGTGTCGATGAATCCGACCGTCACAATCCCCGCCGCCTTGGTCCGTGTGGCGAAATTCATCGCGTCGTAATAACGAGCCGCTTCCAGCACCTTCGCGTCCGGTTTGTCATCGAGCCCATTCGGAACCAGCTTGGGCCAGCCGTTGACGCGGCCGGCCACGACGCCCGTGTGATCGCACATGGCCGGAACACCGGCGGCAAAGAAAGTCACGCGCGGATCGAGGCCCGCGGCCACGATGGATTGCGCGCCGCCCTGGCTGCTGCCGTGGACGACGACGGTACGACCGTCCCATTCGGGCTGTGTGGTGAGGAAATCCAGTGCGCGCACCAGGCGCAGGAACATGCCGCGAAAATAGACGGTCTCCCGCGACTCGCGCCCGCGATGGCGGTAATCCTTCAATTCGCCGTTGGCCAGGTCCGTGTAGAATTCGTTCGGCTTGCCGTTCGGAATTCCGTGCGCGTTAATGTCGAGCGCCAGGAAGCCTTGTTTGGCCCAGCTCACAGATCCGCTCAGGCTCGAACTTCTGACGCCGGCGCCGTGCACGGTGAGAATGATCGGCAAGCTCTTGGGCGCGGCCCCGGCGGGTTTGGCGAAATAACCGGATACCGGCGCTCCCACGGAATCGGCCTGAAGATCGAAGCAATTAATGCCCGGCTGCAGGGAAGATACCGGACTCAACCTTGGATTGACCGAGACCTCGGCGAGCTGCCGCTTTTGCTCGGACCAAAACGCGTCGAAATTCGCCGGTGCCGGCAAGCTTGGTTTAATCTGAAGCGGATCAATGCCCGCGCCACCAGATGAGGTCAGCGTTCGGTTCGCCGGCGTGCGAAACGTGACGCGACACAGCAGAAACCCCGGTTCATCGAGTCGTCCAGTGATGCGTGCGACGCCGTTCGACAATTTCAACTGGCCTGAGGTATTCGGCGGCACGCCGTCCTTGGATAGGGTCCATTGCACCTCGGCGTCCGGCACGGGTTTTTGATCGAGGAGGAGATTGACGTTGAATACCACCGCCTCGCCTTGCCTGTGGATCGCATCCGCCCGCTCCGAAGCGACGCTCAGGACGTAGTTGGTGGAAAGCTTTTCTGGTTGGGCGAGCGTTGGCGGACAGAACAGCACGCTCAAGCCCGTGAGCGCGAGGCCAACGAACGAACCCCGTGAATCGATGATTTTCATGTAGTTTAGTATCTAACTCGCACGATCTGCGAAGCGGCCTTTTTTGGTGGCGTCGGCACGCCGCGCTTCATCAACTGACGCGCCTGACTGATGACGTGATCCCATTGGAACGCCGGTCCGGGATCGACCTTGTTCGTCTGGATATGATGGTGCCCAATCAACCCCTGGTACTCGGCCAGAGCGGCGTCGGGCAGCTTATTCGGAATCAACCGGCCCGCGGCATCGCGCGGGTAATCGCAACGAATCTTGGGAAAGACTCTGCAAAGTGCGGCCGTCAAGCGGATGAGGGCGCAGTATTGTTCCGGCGTGAAATCGTATTGCTCGATCTCCTTCCCTTGAATCGTCCCCTGCACGCGCACCGCCCGCGATGGCCGCCCGATGAATCCCGGCGTGCGAATGCCGCTCTCGCCCAGCCTCGCCGGCACGACGATCCGCGGCCTCCCGTCCGTGTCTTTCTGATACCACTCATCGAGCGCGCTTCCTTGGCCGGGCGGATAGGCGCCCACGTTCGCGATCTCGATGCCGATCGACCGCGTGTTCGAGGTTGTCGCGTGCCAGGCGCGTTCTTTCAGATCGAGCGTCTGATAGATCGTTCCGTCCAGATCAAGCATGAAATGCACGCTCAGCCCGCGGGCGTCGTGGAGCGTCTTGAAGCATTGTTTGCTCGTGCCGCTCACGTCGTAGTGAATCACGAACTGGTCCACCACCTT of the Verrucomicrobiota bacterium genome contains:
- a CDS encoding DUF1080 domain-containing protein, producing MQTSLPSLPSIALFLVASTALINANAAEPKLVYAKDGSGVYGYKDTPKLPWCEFVVHDPDRPAPKRVNPGPALPPAPAPSDAIVLFDGADVSPWRSNSWRVVEGCFEAVGDAGPRTKESFGSFQLHLEWLPPAKFEGPWYNRGNNGVLIHGVYEIQIFDSWTEKWCADGQCAAVYGQTPPLVNACRPPGEWQSFDITFAAPVLEDGQVVKPARITMFHNGLLVHLNQEIYGATRHLALPRPVKVSEGPIALAGHGCPVRFRNIWIRRL
- a CDS encoding acetylxylan esterase codes for the protein MKIIDSRGSFVGLALTGLSVLFCPPTLAQPEKLSTNYVLSVASERADAIHRQGEAVVFNVNLLLDQKPVPDAEVQWTLSKDGVPPNTSGQLKLSNGVARITGRLDEPGFLLCRVTFRTPANRTLTSSGGAGIDPLQIKPSLPAPANFDAFWSEQKRQLAEVSVNPRLSPVSSLQPGINCFDLQADSVGAPVSGYFAKPAGAAPKSLPIILTVHGAGVRSSSLSGSVSWAKQGFLALDINAHGIPNGKPNEFYTDLANGELKDYRHRGRESRETVYFRGMFLRLVRALDFLTTQPEWDGRTVVVHGSSQGGAQSIVAAGLDPRVTFFAAGVPAMCDHTGVVAGRVNGWPKLVPNGLDDKPDAKVLEAARYYDAMNFATRTKAAGIVTVGFIDTTCPPTSVYAAYNALAGAKEIFNDPPSPHTVSARANQAMRSAILKHVEQMRTAK
- a CDS encoding N-acetylmuramoyl-L-alanine amidase, which encodes MNSPALEPARSRPAPARLGSRLRRAALITACGLAILAGAGCAVFPPPGTLALRRGDEIVAAGKFIHTGTPVVLWLDPGGYDAYRVERRFSPFEASSWEASKLESKALQTPNRYGLRRDRLTAEEVARVRGGGWDLPLLRKVVDQFVIHYDVSGTSKQCFKTLHDARGLSVHFMLDLDGTIYQTLDLKERAWHATTSNTRSIGIEIANVGAYPPGQGSALDEWYQKDTDGRPRIVVPARLGESGIRTPGFIGRPSRAVRVQGTIQGKEIEQYDFTPEQYCALIRLTAALCRVFPKIRCDYPRDAAGRLIPNKLPDAALAEYQGLIGHHHIQTNKVDPGPAFQWDHVISQARQLMKRGVPTPPKKAASQIVRVRY